A segment of the Lelliottia amnigena genome:
AATATCCGTTGCAGGATGGGTTTGGCTGGACGAACGGTGTGGTGCGGCGTTTGATTGGACTGTATGGGGAACCGTAGTTCCCCTCTGTTCAGCGTTTTTGTTTAACGTATGTGTTTAACATACGTGTTTAGCGAATCACATTGTAGATATCCGTCTGGATAGACTGCCAACGTTTGTTGCTTTCATCCGGCTGCGCTTGTGCTCGCAACGTCGCTTGCTCGGCTTCACGTTTCTGACGCTTCACAACCGCAGGCACGGTACAAAAAGCGGAGAGGAACTGTTTACGCACCGACGTGAGCGGCTCCCCGTTCGACATCGCATGGCTCAAGGTACTGATGAAGCGGCGGCACGGTTTTTCCTCCACCATTTTCTGCGGATAGCGCATCAGCACTTCCAGCACTTCGTCATGTTTAGACGCCATCGCCTGCTCGGTCCATGACAGTTTCCAGTCCATTCCACTTTGCAGGAACAGCAGAGTCATCTGCGTATCGTTGCGATCGATGGCGGAGCGAAGACTGTTTTCATCCCATGTCACGCCCATGCGCGTCAGCTTTTCTCGCGGAGACGGCTTTTCACGCGTCTCGGGCAACGGGGCCTGCACCTGTGCTGTCACGGTGGCCGCCGGAGCAGAAGGCATCTCGCTGACCACCAACCACACGCCGCCCGCAATGATAGCGAGCACCATCACGCCCACCGCCCCCCACAGCGTGCCGGAGATCAGCTGATCGCGTTGCTCCGGAGTACGCGGCGCGCGCTGCGTCGGCTTTTCAATACTGTCACGTACCTCAAAGAGATCGCCCCCGGTCTGCCTGTCCATTTTTTGCGCGTTTTCCCAGAAAGTGTGCAGCTCACTGGCATCGACCGCCATCAGTCCGGTCGGGTTAATGCGCGTGCGCCCTTCTTCGAAAGCGCGCTGGATAGGCCGGGAGATCTGCCCATAGTAATTATCCAGCATCAGGAGTTGTGCGGAGCTTAAGGTTTGCTGAACAGTCAGGGCATTACGGATCTGTCGAATATCATCCAGAAAAATCTGCAGCGTTTTACGTGGTTCAACCAGCAGGGTCAGGTTGGTGCCATCGTTGAACAGACGTGAGTAATAGCGGCTGAACTCTTTCTTATCGACCAGCATCTGCGCCATTTCGCTGAACATCATGCCGCTCAGGACATCGTTACGCTCACCGAGTTTCAGCCAGCGTCTGACGCGGTCGGCATTGAATAAGGTTTTTAGATGGTTGTTCAGCCGCACCTGATCGGGCCAGGCCTGCATAATTAACGATCTAATGATCAGCTCAATGGCACGCACCTGCTTATGCGCCTGCAATTGCTGCGATTCATCTCCCGGCGCGAGGTCAGTGTTGTAGCCCAGCAGCGGCTGTTGCAACCGCAGATGTTCCAGCGAAGTAACAAACCGCACGGCAGCGATCAGCTGATTTTCACTGACATCCTGACCGCTTTCATACTGCGGCACGCGCTGCTGTAGTAGCCGCAATTGCAGCGTGAAATCGGACATTTCGGCATCATTGAGATTCAGGCGTTTCGCCACCGGTCCCCATCCGCCCAGACCCAGGCGGGCCGTGTCGAGTTGTTCCAGGAACCAGCGGGGATCTTTCCCTTCAGAGACGCGCAGATCAAGTAACAGCAAGATCTCCACGGAGGCGAGCCGAATAATGCCGATGCATTGTTCAAATTGCCCACGAATGTGATGTGATGTGCTTGATGTCATCATTTACCTTAAGTACTGCAAAAAGGAGAAGTCGGCCGCAACGGGCTAATTTTTTTAATTTATGCGCCCTTAAACATAACTGAGAATATGGAGAAATAAAGTGATAACCCTATAATCATTGAAAATTGTTATAGGAGAAAATGCATGCCGGTGATAACGACGCCCCGCCTGATTTGCTCACCTGTCGAAGAGCAAGACTGGCCATTTTATCTGTCGCTCCAGCAAGACCCGGAGGTGATGAAATTTGTTGCAAATCAGCGGCCAATTGCGACGATCCGCGCAGCATTCGAACCGCGTCTTCAGCACTGGACGCCTGGCAGCGATCACTGGCTGTGCTTAATTGTGCGTGACGCCGTCAGCCAGATACCGCTGGGAGCGACTGGATATATACATAGAGAAAATGATTGCGCAGAAGTCGGGTTTTTATTCGCGCCGGAAGCTCAGGGTAAAGGCTATGGCTATGAGTCGTTACGCGCGCTGTGCGATTTCGCGTTTGAGCAGGGCGGGATCCGCCGTCTGACCGCAACGGTAACGGCGGGCAACATCGCCTCCCGGCGCCTGCTGGAAAAAGCAGGCTTTGTACTGGAAGGCGAGCTGCGAGAAAACTTCTGGCTGTCTGGGGGCTGGCATAATGACTGGGTATTTGGCTTGCTCAAACACGAGCATGTGGTTCCAGCGCGTTGAGGGTTACAGGAACATCCCCCCTGACACCTCAATGCGCTGCGCGTTCATCCAGCCCAGGTCATCGCTCAGCAATGCCGCGATCGCGTCACCAATATCGTCCGGCAGCCCGACGCGGCCCAGCGCCGTTTGCGAAGCAATCATCTGATTCAACTGCTCGTTGTCCCGCACGCGACCGCCGCCAAAATCGGTTTCGATAGCGCCCGGGGCGATGATATTGACTGATATGCCGCGCGCGCCCAACTCTTTTGCCTGGTAGCGCGTGAGCACTTCCATTGCCCCTTTCATCGCCGCATAGGCGCTGGAACCCGGCTGGGCAAAACGCGCCAACCCGCTCGAGACGTTCAAAATACGCCCGCCGTCTTTAATGACAGGCAGCAGACCCTGCGTCAGGAAGAAAGGTCCTTTAAAATGGATATTCATCGCATCATCAAATTGCGCTTCCGTGGTCTCTGCGTACGGGGCGTATAAACCCGTTCCAGCATTGTTCAATAAATAATCGAACGAATCACGCTGCCAGACATGTTTTAGCTGTGAGCGCACCTCGCTCACAAAACGTTCAAAGCTCGCGACGTCACCGACATTGAGCGGCAAAGCCACGGCCTTCACGCCTTTCTCTTCAATCTGATGGACCACATCAAAGGCTTCTTTCTGGCTGCTGTGGTAAGTCAGGATGATTCCCGTCCCCTTTGCTGCCAGCTTTAAGGCCGCGTTTTTACCCAGTCCGCGACTCCCACCCGTCACTAATGCAATACGTTCACTCATGAAAAACCTCGTTTCGGTTGATATGGAGATTGAGTAAGAGCTTATTAGGTGATAGAAAATCAATAAAGACGGCAAAGAACGCTTCACTGTTTCACTGACAACAATAATGAGCGCAGCCTATGGATAAAATTCACGCAATGCAGCTCTTTATCCGCGTGGCGGAACTGGAGAGTTTTTCTCGCGCTGCGGACACGTTAGGTCTTCCTAAAGGTAGCGTATCGCGCCAGATTCAGGCGCTGGAAAACCTGTTGGGCACCCAGCTTTTACACCGCACCACGCGCCGCGTCAGCCTGACGCAAGACGGCATGGTCTATTACGAGCGGGCAAAAGATCTGCTCGCCAACCTCGACGAACTGGATGGCCTTTTCCAGAGTGACCCCACCAGCATCAGCGGACGATTGCGCGTCGATATGCCGGTTGCCGTTGCGCGAAATTTAGTCATCCCGAAACTGCCCTCCTTCTTACAGCAATATCCCGGCATTGAGCTGGAATTGAGCAGCAGCGATCGGCTGGTGGATGTGATTCGTGAAGGGTTCGACTGCGTGGTGCGCGTCGGCACGCTGAAGGATTCTGGCTTGATCGCGCGTACGCTAGGCAAACTGTCGATGATTAACTGCGCCAGCCCCGATTATCTGGCGCGTTTCGGGTATCCGGACAATCTGGACGATCTCGCGTCTCACGCGGTCATTCATTACGCCGTGAATCTGGGCACGCGCCCGCAGGGTTTTGAATTTTTAACGGTGATGCAACGGTGTGGGTGAAAACCGGGGGCATTTTAACGGTCAACAGTACCGAAACCTATCATGCGGCGTGCCTTGCCGGACTGGGGATTATCCAGGTGCCACGCGTCGGCGTCCGCGAGGCGCTGCGGGCGAAAAAAATGGTAGAGATCCTGCCGCAATATCGCGCCGAACCGATGCCCGTGTCGCTGATTTATCCCCATCGTCGCAACCTCTCCCGACGCGTCCACCTGTTCATGGAGTGGCTCACCGGCATAATGAAAGCCTACGTTGACTAGTCGCAAGCTATAATTCTGTAACCTCCAGTCAAACGAATAAGGAAAATGCGCGTGACGCCGGAAAACAACCAGCAACGACCGACTCAGGAACTGGAATACGATCCCATTAAAAAAATGGAAACGGAGCCAGAAAAAAAGCCCTCTCCCGGCAAAGCGAATAAGGCACTGGAAACGGTGACCGACACGGCGCAGAAAATTCAGCGCCGCCCAATGATTGCGCACCTGATACGCGCCGCCGAGCGCTTTAACGATCGCATGGGCAATCAGTTTGGGGCGGCGATTACCTATTTCTCCTTCTTATCCATGATCCCGATTATGATGGTGTCGTTTGCAGCGGCCGGTTTTATCCTCGCCTCGCATCCCACGCTGTTACAGGACATCTTCAACAAAATTCTGGTGAACGTCAGCGACCCTACGCTCGCCGCCACGCTCAAAAGCACCATTAACACCGCGGTTCAGCAACGAACCACCGTGGGGATTGTCGGGCTGCTGATTGCGCTCTATTCAGGTGTTAACTGGATGGGAAACCTGCGTGAAGCCATTCGCGCCCAGTCGCGCGATGTGTGGGAGCGCAGGCCGCAGGACGAAGAAAAAATCTGGATTAAATATCTGCGCGATTTCGTCTCGCTGATAGGCCTGCTGATTGCGCTGATCGTGACGCTGTCGATTACCTCCGTCGCCGGGTCAGCGCAGCAGATGATTATCTCCGCGCTGTATCTCGATTACATTGAGTGGCTCAAACCGGCCTGGCGGGTTATCGGCCTGGCCATTTCTATTTTTGCCAACTATCTGCTTTTCTTCTGGATATTCTGGCGATTGCCGCGCCACCGCCCGCGCAAAAAAGCGTTGATTCGTGGGACGTTTATCGCGGCGATTGGCTTTGAAGTGATTAAAATCGTCATGACGTACACCCTTCCGGCGCTGGTGAAATCACCGTCTGGGGCCGCGTTTGGCTCGGTGTTAGGGCTTATGGCGTTCTTCTACTTCTTTGCTCGCCTGACGCTCTTCTGCGCCGCGTGGATCGCCACCGCGCAGTACAAAGACGACCCAAGAATGCCGGGCAAAACGCACCGGTAAATCCGCCATCGGGCTGAATAAGCATGCATAATATCAGCCCGATTCGGCATTTCAGCATATAAATCCAGCCTGTAACTTTTATTTAACCAAAAACCAGTTTTATCCTCTGATATATAAAATCTGTGAAGCATTTCATAGAAGATATTTCGCCGCCCTGAATATTATCCGCTTTTTGCTGCTTTTATCGCCGCTTCGTCACTTTGTTACAGATTGAAATGTCGCTTTTGCTATGCGTAATATGGCCGTTCGTTCGCCAAAAAATAAGAAAATTTTATGCAAGCCACAGCCACTACCATCGACTCCGAACCAGAAAGCACACCGGTCAACTCGCGTAATAAAGTCGTCGTTGCCTCACTGATTGGCACCGCCATCGAATTCTTCGATTTCTACATTTACGCCACTGCTGCGGTCATTGTCTTTCCGCACATTTTCTTCCCGCAGGGCGATCCTACGGCGGCAACGCTACAATCGCTGGCAACGTTCGCTATCGCCTTTATCGCGCGCCCGATTGGTTCGGCTGTCTTCGGGCACTTTGGCGATCGCGTTGGCCGCAAGGTCACCCTGGTGGCATCGCTGCTGACCATGGGGATTTCCACCGTCGCGATTGGCCTGCTGCCAACCTACGAAACAATCGGTATTTTAGCCCCGATTCTGCTGGCGCTGGCGCGCTTTGGTCAGGGTTTGGGCCTGGGCGGTGAATGGGGTGGTGCGGCGTTACTGGCGACTGAAAATGCCCCGCCGCGCAAACGCGCGCTGTACGGCTCGTTCCCGCAGTTAGGCGCGCCGATTGGCTTCTTCTTCGCTAACGGCACGTTCCTGCTGCTGTCGTGGCTGCTGACCGACGAGCAGTTCATGAGCTGGGGCTGGCGTATTCCGTTTATCTTCTCTGCTGTGCTGGTGTTGATTGGCCTGTACGTGCGCGTTTCTCTGCACGAAACGCCCGTTTTCGCCAAAGTCGCGGCGGCGAAAAAACAGGTCAAAATCCCGCTGGGTACGCTGCTGACCAAACACGTCCGCGTGACGGTGCTGGGCACGTTCATCATGCTGGCGACCTACACGCTGTTTTACATCATGACCGTGTATTCCATGACCTTCAGCACCGCTGCGGCACCGGTTGGGCTGGGCCTGCCACGTAATGAAGTGCTGTGGATGCTGATGATGGCGGTGATTGGCTTTGGCGTAATGGTGCCGATTGCAGGCCTGCTGGCGGATAAATTTGGCCGTCGCTCAAGCATGATCGTCATTACAACGCTTATCATTCTGTTCGCGCTGTTCGTCTTCCCGCCGCTGTTGGGTTCCGGCAGTCCGGCGCTGGTGATGGTTTATCTGCTGATTGGTTTGAGCCTGATGGGACTGACGTTTGGCCCAATGGGCGCGCTGCTGCCGGAGCTGTTCCCGACGGAAGTGCGCTACACCGGCGCGTCGTTCTCCTATAACGTTTCATCGATTCTGGGTGCTTCCGTTGCGCCGTATATCGCGACCTGGTTACAGGCAAATTACGGTCTGTTCTACGTGGGGGTTTATCTGGCATCGATGGCCGCGCTGACGCTGATTGCGTTGCTGTTAACGCACGAGACGCGCGATCGGTCGTTGTGATTTATTGATGATTCGCATAAGGGATGCCCTCTCCCTTTAGGGAGAAGGCTGGGGTGAAGGGCTATACCGCTTTGGAGGGTATTCCGTTCACTTCCAGTGAGTGCTTCTCTATCCGCGAGCAAGTCGTCTAAGTGATGACTGGAATGCAGCAACGCTCTGATCCGGCTGTAAATCGCTGAGTCGTTTTCTGTAGGCCGGGGCGACGCGCAGGGATGCGCGGCGAGGGCGCATTTACAGGGACGTTACACGCGCCCGACCCCGTCAGCCGAAAGAAATAAGGCGAGGGCACCGCGAAGCGGCGATTTTCTTGCCGGGAGCCCGGGTTGCCAGGGTGGGTGGCGATTGAGCCACCCTGGCACGTTCACGGGTTCCGAAACGTTAAATAAGCACGTATCTGAAAGTGAACGGAATCACCTCCGAAGCGATCTCTCCCCCTCTCCCTAAATGGAGAGGAGGAAAGCGTTACCCATCCTCACGCTGAGGCGATAACGCCCTCCAGGCTCCCCACGTTATTTCTTCATTTGCGACAGAATATTGCGGCACTGATTCGCGTCCCCTTCTGATGGCGAAATCAGCGCCAGCAGCGCGGCCGCAGGCGTCACTAGTGTGGCCAACGCCGCAGCCACGGCACCGCGCGCAATCAGCGGGCCGGGTTTGACACCGGCTTGCGGATTTTTAAACGAACCGCGCACGTAGAGCGGGGAACGCAGCGTAATGATGCGGAACCCCTTACTCTCGGGATTAATCGTCAAATCCAGCTGTTCTGACGCCATGCTCGCGGTGCCCGTCACGTTGATCACCGCGTTTTCCGTATCGAAGGCAAAAATCTGCGGACGCGCCACTCCGTTGACCAGATCCAGATTCGCCGCCGCACAGTTCACGCGCACTTCGTCATCGCCAAAAATCTGCCCAATGATGAAGTTACCGACGTTCAGCCCCAGAATCTCCATCAGGTTACGGCTGATCAACCCGTCGTTCATCAGCAGCTTAAGATTCCCGTTACTGCTGCCCAGCAGCGCAGCAATCGAGTTACCCACGCCGCGGATCTCCGCATCGCCGTTCATCTCACCGAGGGTTTTTTGCATCAGCTCAACGTTTGGCATCAGCTCTTTCAGCTTCAGCCTGCGCGCCTGAATATCCGCCCGTCCCTGCATCGGTTTTTTGTCGCCGTCGAGATGAATATTCGACGAGATGGTTCCTCCCGCCAGACCGAATTTCAGCGGTTGCAGGTGCAAATCTGAATTTTTCAGGATGATGTGCGTTGAAAGATCGCTAATAGGCAACGTGCTGCCGTGCTCGATTTTACGGCCTTTGAAGCGCACATCGGCGTCCATCACATCCCATTTGTCGGTTTCAAAGCGATCGTAGGGCAGCACTTTGCCCGCCGGCTGGATATCTTTCTCGCCCTTTTTCTGCTCGGCGCTTTTTGCCTTCTGCGCGCCTTTACCGGAATCAACGCCGATCAGCGGGCCGAGATCGGCCAGCCGCAACTGGCGGGATTCGAGATCGCCTTCCAGTTTTGGCCGTGGTTTTCCGGTGGTATACGTGAGCGAGCCGCGAATATCGCTGTCGCCGATACGTCCGTTGAAATTGCGATAATCAAACACAGAGGATTTTTCGGTATCGATTTTTGCCACCAGACGCCCGTCCGTCTCAAACGGCGGAGTGTCCGGCAGGAGTACACCCGTTAAATCATAAAGTTCACCCAGCGAGTCGCCGGAGAATTTAAGCTGCACATCGACGCCGCCCATTTTCATCGGATCGTTGACCGTGCCGACAAACGCCACGCGGGAGTTACCGGAGCGGAAATCCGCCTGCACAGGGAACGGTGTACCTGCGCTTCGCAGCGCCAGCACGCCGCCGATCTTGCCCGTGCCGGTTAACGGCTGGCCGTTGTAACGTCCTGTCGCTTTCAGGCCGAAAACGTAATCGCCCACGTTGTGAGTATCGTTTTTGCCTTTATTACCGGTGACTTCGCTGAACGGCAGCGGTTTACCGAGCGGATCAACAAAGATCTCCACATCCGCTTTGCTGACCTTGTCATCAATCGCGATCCGCCCGCGATCAAACAGAATATTATCCAGACGGAATGACCAGGCTGATGGCTGCGCGTTGGGATCTTTTTCTTCATCGCTGCCGGCCAGGTTAAACGTCCAGTTGTCGTTTTTCTCTGAAAGACGAATCAGCCGCGCATCGGGCTGTTGCAGTTTGATCCACGGCAGATAAACCGTTTTCGTCAGCAGCGCCAATGGCGCAAGCGTGGCTTCTACGCGTGGCAGATGCACCATGGTGACTTCAGGAATGTCCGGCGGATTGCCGAGAATAATGTCGTTAGCGTGAACGTGCGGCCAGGGAACCCAGCTGCGCCAGCCGGTTTCGTCTTTCTGACGCTCCCACACCACGCCAAGATCGCCGCGAATGGCGAAGGGTCGGTTAAGTTCGGTTGAGACTTTCTGGTTGATGGTCGGCTTGAGACGATTCCAGTCGAACGTCGCAATAATGATGATTGCTACCACAATCAACAACAAGAAAATCCCTGCCACCCAGGTGACGATCCTGGTCGTTTTTGTCATCACTGTCCCCTTTCTTTATAACCTTGCCTTTCATGAATATAGTTCAGGCAAAGCGAAATGGGGATTTGCTGCTTCCGGCAATAGCGCGTTTTACTGACGCGCTATTGTGGGAAACAGCAAGCGTTACAGGGTGATAATAACGTTCTCGAGTGTATCCATTGGTACGGGGCGAGACAGGAAATAGCCCTGAGCCGCTGCCGCTGGCGAATTCTGAACATCGCGCCACTCTTCGAGCGTTTCTACGCCTTCGACAATCACGCCCTGGCAATAGCGGTTCATCAGTTGCAGCAACAGGGTAAACAGATTTCGGCCTTCCGGGGTCTGGCGCAGCATGATGAACAGGTCGCGCGCGACTTTGATGTAGTCGTAACGGACTTCGCTCAGCGCCGAGAAATTCGCCATACCCGTGCCGAAGTCATCCAGCCACAGCGGGCCAAATTCGCACATCGATGCAAACGAAGAGTCCTGCGGTAACTGCACATGTTCAACCAGTTCAAAACGCATCCACGGCAGCGAGGCGACGAGTTTTTGCAGCCCTGGATTCTGGCGCAGGGCGATAAGCGTGGGGCCATCAACGTTGACCGACGCCAGAATGTCATTGCGCACGAAAAAGGCTTCTTTCGTCGCCAGCATTTCCAGCTGCTCTTCCAGAACATCAAGACGCTGGCGCACGCTGACCTCCGCAAAATAGCGGTCAGGGGCGATACGTTGCGTGGGATCGGATGGATGCGTCACGACGGTTAAAATCTCAACTGCCATGAGTCTGCCGTTGATACGGTAGATAGGCTGATAAGTATAAGCACGCTCACATTGCAGCCAATAGCGATGCTCCTGCAAGCTTTCGATACTAGCTTCTGGAGTGGTGCATAGCCGCTGGATAACCTGCTCTGACTTCATTTCAGATGTCCTGTTGAAAAGAGATGACCTGTCTGGACTCGTCAAAGAGTTATCGGCCTACGAGGTGAGAACTTTATGTTCAATTGGCCGGGAAAATGAAATTAAGATGACAGAAACTTTCCGGAACACGCGCTGGCTCAAAAAAAATTATGGAACGACGTTTTAATATAGTTGACCATAAATTTCTCACAGCGCACACTCACTTTAATTTATCTGTTCAGGTTCACGACTATGTCTAAAAA
Coding sequences within it:
- a CDS encoding inner membrane protein; its protein translation is MTSSTSHHIRGQFEQCIGIIRLASVEILLLLDLRVSEGKDPRWFLEQLDTARLGLGGWGPVAKRLNLNDAEMSDFTLQLRLLQQRVPQYESGQDVSENQLIAAVRFVTSLEHLRLQQPLLGYNTDLAPGDESQQLQAHKQVRAIELIIRSLIMQAWPDQVRLNNHLKTLFNADRVRRWLKLGERNDVLSGMMFSEMAQMLVDKKEFSRYYSRLFNDGTNLTLLVEPRKTLQIFLDDIRQIRNALTVQQTLSSAQLLMLDNYYGQISRPIQRAFEEGRTRINPTGLMAVDASELHTFWENAQKMDRQTGGDLFEVRDSIEKPTQRAPRTPEQRDQLISGTLWGAVGVMVLAIIAGGVWLVVSEMPSAPAATVTAQVQAPLPETREKPSPREKLTRMGVTWDENSLRSAIDRNDTQMTLLFLQSGMDWKLSWTEQAMASKHDEVLEVLMRYPQKMVEEKPCRRFISTLSHAMSNGEPLTSVRKQFLSAFCTVPAVVKRQKREAEQATLRAQAQPDESNKRWQSIQTDIYNVIR
- the ydaF_2 gene encoding N-acetyltransferase GCN5, which produces MPVITTPRLICSPVEEQDWPFYLSLQQDPEVMKFVANQRPIATIRAAFEPRLQHWTPGSDHWLCLIVRDAVSQIPLGATGYIHRENDCAEVGFLFAPEAQGKGYGYESLRALCDFAFEQGGIRRLTATVTAGNIASRRLLEKAGFVLEGELRENFWLSGGWHNDWVFGLLKHEHVVPAR
- the fabG_11 gene encoding short-chain dehydrogenase/reductase SDR; the encoded protein is MSERIALVTGGSRGLGKNAALKLAAKGTGIILTYHSSQKEAFDVVHQIEEKGVKAVALPLNVGDVASFERFVSEVRSQLKHVWQRDSFDYLLNNAGTGLYAPYAETTEAQFDDAMNIHFKGPFFLTQGLLPVIKDGGRILNVSSGLARFAQPGSSAYAAMKGAMEVLTRYQAKELGARGISVNIIAPGAIETDFGGGRVRDNEQLNQMIASQTALGRVGLPDDIGDAIAALLSDDLGWMNAQRIEVSGGMFL
- the dmlR_15 gene encoding LysR family transcriptional regulator — protein: MDKIHAMQLFIRVAELESFSRAADTLGLPKGSVSRQIQALENLLGTQLLHRTTRRVSLTQDGMVYYERAKDLLANLDELDGLFQSDPTSISGRLRVDMPVAVARNLVIPKLPSFLQQYPGIELELSSSDRLVDVIREGFDCVVRVGTLKDSGLIARTLGKLSMINCASPDYLARFGYPDNLDDLASHAVIHYAVNLGTRPQGFEFLTVMQRCG
- a CDS encoding LysR family transcriptional regulator, whose protein sequence is MKTGGILTVNSTETYHAACLAGLGIIQVPRVGVREALRAKKMVEILPQYRAEPMPVSLIYPHRRNLSRRVHLFMEWLTGIMKAYVD
- the yhjD gene encoding inner membrane protein YhjD, whose translation is MTPENNQQRPTQELEYDPIKKMETEPEKKPSPGKANKALETVTDTAQKIQRRPMIAHLIRAAERFNDRMGNQFGAAITYFSFLSMIPIMMVSFAAAGFILASHPTLLQDIFNKILVNVSDPTLAATLKSTINTAVQQRTTVGIVGLLIALYSGVNWMGNLREAIRAQSRDVWERRPQDEEKIWIKYLRDFVSLIGLLIALIVTLSITSVAGSAQQMIISALYLDYIEWLKPAWRVIGLAISIFANYLLFFWIFWRLPRHRPRKKALIRGTFIAAIGFEVIKIVMTYTLPALVKSPSGAAFGSVLGLMAFFYFFARLTLFCAAWIATAQYKDDPRMPGKTHR
- the yhjE_2 gene encoding major facilitator superfamily metabolite/H(+) symporter; its protein translation is MQATATTIDSEPESTPVNSRNKVVVASLIGTAIEFFDFYIYATAAVIVFPHIFFPQGDPTAATLQSLATFAIAFIARPIGSAVFGHFGDRVGRKVTLVASLLTMGISTVAIGLLPTYETIGILAPILLALARFGQGLGLGGEWGGAALLATENAPPRKRALYGSFPQLGAPIGFFFANGTFLLLSWLLTDEQFMSWGWRIPFIFSAVLVLIGLYVRVSLHETPVFAKVAAAKKQVKIPLGTLLTKHVRVTVLGTFIMLATYTLFYIMTVYSMTFSTAAAPVGLGLPRNEVLWMLMMAVIGFGVMVPIAGLLADKFGRRSSMIVITTLIILFALFVFPPLLGSGSPALVMVYLLIGLSLMGLTFGPMGALLPELFPTEVRYTGASFSYNVSSILGASVAPYIATWLQANYGLFYVGVYLASMAALTLIALLLTHETRDRSL
- a CDS encoding AsmA family protein, with the translated sequence MTKTTRIVTWVAGIFLLLIVVAIIIIATFDWNRLKPTINQKVSTELNRPFAIRGDLGVVWERQKDETGWRSWVPWPHVHANDIILGNPPDIPEVTMVHLPRVEATLAPLALLTKTVYLPWIKLQQPDARLIRLSEKNDNWTFNLAGSDEEKDPNAQPSAWSFRLDNILFDRGRIAIDDKVSKADVEIFVDPLGKPLPFSEVTGNKGKNDTHNVGDYVFGLKATGRYNGQPLTGTGKIGGVLALRSAGTPFPVQADFRSGNSRVAFVGTVNDPMKMGGVDVQLKFSGDSLGELYDLTGVLLPDTPPFETDGRLVAKIDTEKSSVFDYRNFNGRIGDSDIRGSLTYTTGKPRPKLEGDLESRQLRLADLGPLIGVDSGKGAQKAKSAEQKKGEKDIQPAGKVLPYDRFETDKWDVMDADVRFKGRKIEHGSTLPISDLSTHIILKNSDLHLQPLKFGLAGGTISSNIHLDGDKKPMQGRADIQARRLKLKELMPNVELMQKTLGEMNGDAEIRGVGNSIAALLGSSNGNLKLLMNDGLISRNLMEILGLNVGNFIIGQIFGDDEVRVNCAAANLDLVNGVARPQIFAFDTENAVINVTGTASMASEQLDLTINPESKGFRIITLRSPLYVRGSFKNPQAGVKPGPLIARGAVAAALATLVTPAAALLALISPSEGDANQCRNILSQMKK
- the yhjH gene encoding cyclic di-GMP phosphodiesterase YhjH, with the translated sequence MKSEQVIQRLCTTPEASIESLQEHRYWLQCERAYTYQPIYRINGRLMAVEILTVVTHPSDPTQRIAPDRYFAEVSVRQRLDVLEEQLEMLATKEAFFVRNDILASVNVDGPTLIALRQNPGLQKLVASLPWMRFELVEHVQLPQDSSFASMCEFGPLWLDDFGTGMANFSALSEVRYDYIKVARDLFIMLRQTPEGRNLFTLLLQLMNRYCQGVIVEGVETLEEWRDVQNSPAAAAQGYFLSRPVPMDTLENVIITL